The nucleotide window TGCAGATGTCGCAGCTGCGCGGCTACCGCACCGGCGGCACCGTCCACGTGAACATCAACAACCAGGTCGGCTTCACGACGATCCCGTCCGAGGGCCGCAGCTCGGTCTACTCGACGGATGTCGCCAAGACCATCCAGGCGCCGATCTTCCACGTGAACGGCGATGACCCCGAGGCCGTCGTCCGGGTCGCCGAGCTCGCCTACCGCTACCGGCAGGAGTTCAAGCGCGACGTCGTCATCGACCTCGTCTGCTACCGCCGCCGCGGGCACAACGAGGGCGACGACCCCTCGATGACGCAGCCGATCATGTACAACCTCATCGAGGCCAAGCGTTCGGTGCGCAAGCTCTACACCGAAGCGCTCGTCGGCCGCGGCGACATCACGCAGGAGGAGTACGAAGAGGCCCACCGCGACTTCCAGGGCCGCCTCGAGCGGGCCTTCGCCGAGACGCACGCCGCCCAGACCGGCGCGATCCCGATCGTCGGCAACCCGGGCACCGCCCCTGTGCCGGTGCCCGAGCCCGCGGCCGAACTCGACACCACCGGGATCGGCGTCGAGGTCGTCCACCACATCGGCGACGCGTTCAACAACCGTCCCGAGGGCTTCACGGTGCATCCGAAGCTCCAGCAGCTGCTGAACAAGCGTCTCGACATGAGCCGCAACGGCAAGATCGACTGGGCCTTCGGCGAGCTGCTCGCCCTCGGTTCGCTCCTCGTCGAGGGCACCCCGGTGCGCCTGGCCGGTCAGGACGCCCGCCGCGGCACCTTCGTGCAGCGCCACGCGGTGCTCCACGACCGCGCGAACGGCCAGGAGTGGCTGCCGCTGCAGAACCTCTCGGAGAACCAGGCGAAGTTCTGGATCTACGACTCGCTGCTCTCGGAGTACGCGGCGATGGGCTTCGAGTACGGCTACTCGGTCGAACGCGCCGACGCCCTCGTGCTGTGGGAGGCGCAGTTCGGCGACTTCGCCAACGGCGCCCAGACGATCATCGACGAGTTCATCTCCTCGGCCGAGCAGAAGTGGGGTCAGCGTTCCTCGGTGGTGCTGCTGCTCCCCCACGGCTACGAGGGTCAGGGCCCCGACCACTCCAGCGCCCGCATCGAGCGCTACTTGGAGCTGTGCGCCGAGAACAACATGACGGTCGCCCGGCCGTCGACTCCCGCCTCGTACTTCCACCTGCTGCGCCGCCAGGCCTACGCCCGGCCGCGCCGGCCGCTCGTGGTCTTCACGCCGAAGGCGATGCTGCGGCTCCGGGGTGCGACGAGCGAGGTCGCCGACTTCACGCAGGGCCGCTTCGAACCGGTCATCGACGATGCCCGCATCACCGACAAGGCCGCCGTCAAGCGGGTCGTGTTCGTGTCGGGCAAGATCTACTACGACCTGATCGCCGACCTCGACAAGCGGCCGAACCCCGAGGTCGCCGTCGTGCGCCTCGAGCAGTTCTACCCGCTGCCGGGTGCCGAGCTGAAGGCCGTGGTCGATTCCTACCCGAACGCCGAGCTGGTGTGGGCGCAGGACGAGCCCGAGAACCAGGGCGCCTGGCCCTATTTCTTCCTGCAGACCCGGAAGCTCGGCTCCCGCGGCGTCTCGGTCGTTTCGCGCCCGGCGTCGGCGGCCCCGGCGACGGGTTCGGCCAAGCGCCACGCGGCCGAGCAGACGGAGCTCATCCGGCGCGCGCTCGATCTCTGATCCTCTCGCGCTGACGCGAACGGGGCCGGTGGATGATCCACCGGCCCCGTTCGCGTGCGCTGCGGCTATTCTGCCCCGCGAGCAAGCTTCGACGGCCACCAGACCTTCCGGCCGATATCGGTCGCGAGCGCCGGCACCAGGAGCGTGCGGACCAGGAACGTGTCCAGCAGCACGCCGAAGGCGACGATGAACGAGATCTGCGCCAGGAAGAGGACCGGCAGCACCCCGAGGGCGGCGAAGGTCGCGGCCAGCACGAGCCCGGCCGAGGTGATGACCCCGCCGGTGAGGGTGAGGCCGCGGAGGATGCCGCGGCGGGTGCCGTGCAGCGCCGACTCCTCGCGCACCCGGGTCATGAGGAAGATGTTGTAGTCGACGCCGAGGGCGACGAGGAACACGAAGCCGAACAGCGGCACCGAGGGGTCGGCCCCCGCGAAACCGAAGACGCCGTCGAAGACGAGCGCCGAGACGCCGAGCGCTGCAGCGAAGGAGAGCACGACGCTCGCGATGAGCAGGATCGGCGCGACGATCGAGCGCAGCAGCAGCATGAGGATCACGAGGATCGCTGCGAGCACGAGCGGGATGATGAGGGTCCGGTCGGCGATCGCGGCCGCGTTCGTGTCGAGGTCGACGGCGGTCTCGCCGCCGACGAGGGCGTGGATGCCGGCATCCGCGTAGCCGGCGCGGAGGGCGCCGACGGTCTCCTCGGCCGCGAGCGAGTCGGCGGCGTCGGCGAGGGTGAGCTGCAGCAGCACCTTCCCGTCGACGACGGTGGGCTCGGGGGCGGGGGTGCCGGGCGGGCCGAAGGCCTGGATGCCGTCGGCGGTGACCTGGGCCAGGCCCGACGGCGAGTCGGCCGACTGCACGGAGACGGAGTCGACGCCGCCCTGCGCGAGCGCGGCATCGGCCATCTCCTGCAGTTCGGCCTGTTCGCCGATGACGATCGCCGGCGTGCCCGAACCGGCCGGGAAGTGCTCGCCGAGCAGGGCCTGCCCGTCGCGTGCTTCGGAGTGGCCGAGGACGAATTCGCTCGAGGCGACCCCGTCCGCCTTCAGCCCGAACAGGCCGAGGCACATCGCCGCGAGCGCGAGCGTCGCCCCGATCCAGACGGTGCGCGGGCGGCGGGCGATGAGGCGGCCGACGGAGGCCCAGAGCTTGGAGGGCCGCTCTGCGGCCGGATCGCCTGCGTGCGGCAGGCGGCGGTCCGCTTCGTGTCGGCCGTGCCCTTCGGGAGCGGATGCCGGGGCGACGGAGATCTTCCGCGGCCAGAACGCGACGCGGCCGGCCCACAGCAGGAGCGCCGGAAGGAGGGTGAGCGCGGCGGCGAGCGCCATGACGATCCCGATCGCGGCCACCGGCCCGAGGCCCTTGTTCGAGCCGAGTTGGCTGACGAGCAGGATGAGCAGGGCGACGATGACGGTGCCGCCCGAGGCGACGATCGGTTCCCAGGCGCCCTTGAGGGCCGCCCACGTC belongs to Agromyces archimandritae and includes:
- a CDS encoding MMPL family transporter, whose translation is MNDRSASAPPTAPNTRVPRWLRALIPTVLVAAWFAAFAIGGMGFAQLGDVSTNDRAQFLPAEAEATEVNRLQEGFRDSDAVPAIVVAAGDEVLDDRAVDAVGALREAVLDVDGVIADESSPAIASEDGRALQFFAAVDPGDDPDGATAVVEEIRTVIGEHTPDGVEVAVTGPAGFSADLIEAFSGIDGLLLAVALGAVFVILVIVYRSPLLPFIVLFTSLSALCASVATVVALARADILQLSGQTQGILFILVIGAATDYALLYIARYREALQHHARKWDATWAALKGAWEPIVASGGTVIVALLILLVSQLGSNKGLGPVAAIGIVMALAAALTLLPALLLWAGRVAFWPRKISVAPASAPEGHGRHEADRRLPHAGDPAAERPSKLWASVGRLIARRPRTVWIGATLALAAMCLGLFGLKADGVASSEFVLGHSEARDGQALLGEHFPAGSGTPAIVIGEQAELQEMADAALAQGGVDSVSVQSADSPSGLAQVTADGIQAFGPPGTPAPEPTVVDGKVLLQLTLADAADSLAAEETVGALRAGYADAGIHALVGGETAVDLDTNAAAIADRTLIIPLVLAAILVILMLLLRSIVAPILLIASVVLSFAAALGVSALVFDGVFGFAGADPSVPLFGFVFLVALGVDYNIFLMTRVREESALHGTRRGILRGLTLTGGVITSAGLVLAATFAALGVLPVLFLAQISFIVAFGVLLDTFLVRTLLVPALATDIGRKVWWPSKLARGAE